A genomic region of Pseudomonas frederiksbergensis contains the following coding sequences:
- a CDS encoding acyltransferase, whose translation MLDFLPAPLRGVIASLLLALNTIVCCTPLFVVAIFKLLLPFPIAQRFTDWLMSHIHEAWISNNKAWMDLLGHTRWKLSGLEGLDYQHSYLITSNHQSWVDIMVLQYVLNRRIRPLKFFLKQELIWVPVIGLAWWALGFPFMKRYSKAYLEKHPEKKGKDLETTRKTCDKFRNNPVGIFNFVEGTRFTEGKHAQQQSPFRHLLKPKAGGIAFVLDAMGEQLEAIVNVTIHYPAGRPGYWDLLCGNVKDVVVHFQALKIPPQFIGKNYDQDGMYRLEFQGWINQLWEDKDALLEQMHRENPRA comes from the coding sequence ATGCTGGACTTTCTACCTGCACCCTTGCGAGGCGTGATCGCCTCGCTGTTGTTGGCACTGAACACTATCGTCTGCTGCACACCGCTGTTTGTCGTGGCGATCTTCAAATTACTGCTGCCCTTCCCCATCGCACAGCGCTTTACCGACTGGCTGATGAGCCACATCCATGAAGCCTGGATCAGCAACAACAAGGCCTGGATGGACTTGCTCGGGCACACGCGCTGGAAGCTCAGCGGGCTCGAAGGCCTGGACTATCAGCACTCGTACCTGATCACCAGCAACCACCAGAGCTGGGTCGACATCATGGTGTTGCAATACGTGCTCAACCGCCGGATTCGCCCGTTGAAGTTCTTCCTCAAGCAAGAGCTGATCTGGGTACCGGTGATTGGTCTGGCGTGGTGGGCACTGGGCTTCCCGTTCATGAAACGCTACTCCAAGGCCTATCTGGAAAAACACCCGGAGAAGAAAGGCAAGGACCTGGAAACCACGCGCAAGACCTGCGACAAGTTCCGCAATAACCCGGTGGGGATTTTCAACTTCGTCGAAGGCACACGTTTTACCGAAGGCAAGCATGCACAACAGCAATCGCCGTTCCGTCACCTGCTCAAGCCCAAGGCTGGCGGTATCGCGTTTGTGCTGGATGCCATGGGCGAGCAGTTGGAAGCCATCGTCAACGTGACCATTCACTACCCGGCCGGGCGCCCCGGTTATTGGGACCTGCTGTGCGGCAACGTGAAAGACGTGGTGGTGCACTTTCAGGCGCTGAAGATCCCGCCGCAATTCATCGGCAAGAACTACGACCAGGATGGCATGTACCGCCTGGAGTTCCAGGGCTGGATCAACCAGTTATGGGAAGACAAGGATGCGCTGCTGGAACAGATGCATCGGGAGAATCCAAGAGCCTGA
- the cysN gene encoding sulfate adenylyltransferase subunit CysN, whose protein sequence is MSHQSDLISEDILAYLGQHERKELLRFLTCGNVDDGKSTLIGRLLHDSKMIYEDHLEAITRDSKKVGTTGDDIDLALLVDGLQAEREQGITIDVAYRYFSTAKRKFIIADTPGHEQYTRNMATGASTCDLAIILVDARYGVQTQTRRHSFIASLLGIKHIVVAINKMDLKDFDQGVFESIKADYLKFAEGLKMKPTSMHFVPMSALKGDNVVNKSERSPWYTGQSLMEILETVEVAGDRNFTDLRFPVQYVNRPNLNFRGFAGTLASGIVKKGDEVVVLPSGKSSRVKSIVTFEGELEHAGPGQAVTLTMEDEIDISRGDLLVHADNVPPVTDSFEAMLVWMAEEPMLPGKKYDIKRATSYVPGSIASIVNKVDVNTLEEGPASALQLNEIGKVKISLDAPIALDGYESNRTTGSFIIIDRLTNGTVGAGMIVAQPLAHGSATHHGKLAHVATEERAQRFGQQPATVLFSGLSGAGKSTLAYAVERKLFDMGRAVFVLDGQNLRHDLNKGLPQDRAGRTENWRRAAHVARQFNEAGLLTLAAFVAPDAEGREQAKALIGGERLLTVYVQASPMVCAARDPQGLYAAGGDNIPGDSFPYDVPLDADLVVDTQTLSLEESVKQVLDLLRKRGAI, encoded by the coding sequence ATGTCGCATCAATCTGATTTGATCAGCGAGGACATCCTCGCCTATCTGGGCCAGCACGAACGTAAAGAACTGCTGCGCTTTTTGACCTGCGGTAACGTCGACGACGGCAAGAGCACCCTGATCGGGCGCCTGCTGCACGACTCCAAGATGATCTACGAAGACCATCTGGAAGCCATTACCCGCGACTCGAAAAAAGTCGGCACCACCGGTGACGATATCGACCTGGCGTTGCTGGTCGACGGCCTGCAGGCCGAGCGTGAACAAGGCATCACCATTGATGTCGCGTACCGCTACTTCTCCACCGCCAAGCGCAAATTCATCATCGCCGACACCCCTGGCCATGAGCAGTACACCCGCAACATGGCCACCGGTGCCTCCACCTGTGACCTGGCGATCATCCTGGTCGACGCCCGTTACGGCGTGCAGACCCAGACCCGTCGCCACAGCTTTATCGCCTCGTTGCTGGGCATCAAGCACATCGTCGTCGCCATTAACAAGATGGACCTCAAGGACTTCGATCAGGGCGTGTTCGAGTCGATCAAGGCCGACTACCTGAAGTTCGCTGAAGGCTTGAAGATGAAGCCCACCAGCATGCACTTCGTGCCGATGTCGGCGCTCAAGGGCGACAACGTGGTGAACAAGTCCGAGCGCTCGCCGTGGTACACCGGCCAGTCGCTGATGGAAATCCTTGAAACCGTGGAAGTGGCGGGCGACCGTAACTTCACCGACCTGCGTTTCCCGGTGCAGTACGTCAACCGGCCGAACCTGAACTTCCGCGGTTTCGCCGGCACCCTGGCCAGCGGTATCGTCAAGAAGGGCGACGAAGTCGTGGTGCTGCCGTCGGGCAAGAGCAGCCGCGTGAAGTCCATCGTCACCTTTGAAGGTGAGCTGGAACACGCAGGCCCGGGTCAGGCGGTGACGCTGACCATGGAAGACGAAATCGACATCTCCCGTGGCGACTTGCTGGTGCATGCCGACAACGTGCCGCCGGTCACCGACAGCTTCGAAGCGATGCTGGTATGGATGGCTGAAGAGCCGATGCTGCCGGGCAAGAAATACGACATCAAACGCGCCACCAGTTACGTGCCGGGCTCCATCGCCAGCATCGTCAACAAGGTCGACGTGAACACCCTGGAAGAAGGCCCGGCCAGTGCCTTGCAACTGAACGAGATCGGTAAGGTCAAGATCAGCCTCGACGCGCCGATTGCCCTCGACGGTTATGAGAGCAACCGCACCACCGGTTCGTTCATCATCATCGATCGCTTGACCAACGGCACGGTCGGCGCCGGCATGATCGTCGCTCAGCCTTTGGCTCACGGCAGCGCTACGCACCACGGCAAGTTGGCCCATGTAGCCACCGAGGAGCGTGCCCAGCGCTTCGGCCAGCAACCGGCCACCGTGCTGTTCAGCGGCCTCTCGGGTGCGGGCAAAAGTACCCTGGCCTATGCGGTTGAACGCAAACTGTTCGACATGGGCCGTGCGGTGTTTGTACTGGATGGCCAGAACCTGCGTCACGACCTGAACAAAGGTCTGCCGCAGGATCGCGCCGGGCGTACCGAGAACTGGCGTCGTGCGGCTCACGTCGCACGTCAGTTCAACGAAGCCGGTTTGTTGACCCTGGCTGCGTTCGTCGCACCGGACGCGGAAGGCCGTGAACAGGCCAAGGCGCTGATCGGCGGCGAGCGTTTGCTGACCGTTTACGTGCAGGCGTCGCCGATGGTCTGCGCCGCGCGTGATCCGCAAGGCTTGTACGCCGCGGGTGGCGATAACATCCCGGGTGATTCCTTCCCGTACGATGTGCCGCTGGACGCTGACCTTGTGGTTGACACGCAGACGTTGTCGCTGGAAGAAAGCGTCAAGCAAGTGCTGGATCTGCTGCGTAAACGCGGCGCGATCTAA
- the cysD gene encoding sulfate adenylyltransferase subunit CysD has protein sequence MVDKLTHLKQLEAESIHIIREVAAEFDNPVMLYSIGKDSAVMLHLARKAFFPGKLPFPVMHVDTQWKFKEMYSFRDKMVAELGLDLITHVNPEGVAQGINPFTHGSAKHTDIMKTEGLKQALDQYGFDAAFGGARRDEEKSRAKERVYSFRDSKHRWDPKNQRPELWNVYNGKVNKGESIRVFPLSNWTELDIWQYIYLEGIPIVPLYFAAERDVIEKNGTLIMIDDERILEHLSDEDKARIVKKKVRFRTLGCYPLTGAVESEAESLTDIIQEMLLTRTSERQGRVIDHDGAGSMEDKKRQGYF, from the coding sequence ATGGTCGACAAACTGACGCATCTGAAACAGCTGGAGGCGGAAAGCATCCACATCATCCGCGAGGTGGCCGCCGAGTTCGACAACCCGGTGATGCTGTACTCCATCGGTAAAGACTCCGCCGTGATGCTGCATCTGGCACGCAAGGCGTTCTTCCCGGGCAAGCTGCCGTTTCCGGTGATGCACGTCGACACCCAGTGGAAATTCAAGGAGATGTACAGCTTCCGCGACAAGATGGTCGCAGAGCTGGGCCTTGACCTGATTACCCACGTCAACCCGGAAGGCGTGGCGCAAGGGATCAACCCCTTCACCCACGGCAGTGCCAAGCACACCGACATCATGAAGACCGAAGGCCTGAAACAGGCTTTGGATCAGTACGGCTTCGACGCTGCCTTCGGTGGTGCGCGCCGCGATGAAGAGAAATCCCGCGCTAAAGAGCGCGTGTATTCGTTCCGCGACAGCAAGCACCGATGGGACCCGAAAAACCAGCGTCCGGAGCTGTGGAACGTCTACAACGGCAAGGTCAACAAAGGCGAATCGATCCGCGTATTCCCGCTGTCGAACTGGACCGAGCTGGACATCTGGCAGTACATCTACCTTGAAGGCATCCCGATCGTCCCGCTGTACTTCGCCGCCGAACGCGATGTCATCGAGAAGAACGGCACGCTGATCATGATCGACGACGAGCGCATCCTCGAGCACCTGAGCGACGAAGACAAAGCCCGCATCGTCAAAAAGAAAGTGCGTTTCCGTACCCTTGGTTGCTACCCGTTGACGGGCGCGGTGGAGTCCGAGGCCGAAAGCCTCACGGACATCATTCAGGAAATGCTCCTGACGCGAACTTCCGAGCGCCAGGGCCGTGTCATCGATCACGATGGCGCAGGCTCAATGGAAGACAAAAAACGTCAAGGTTATTTCTAA
- the algW gene encoding Do family serine endopeptidase AlgW: MLKGLRFFGWPLLAGVLIALLIIQRYPQWVGLPSLDVNLQQAPLTTQTQQGPVSYADAVVIAAPAVVNLYTTKVVNKTSHPLFEDPQFRRFFGDNAPKQKRMESSLGSGVIMSPEGYLLTNNHVTTGADQIVVALKDGRETLARVIGSDPETDLAVLKIDLRNLPSITVGRSESVRVGDVALAIGNPFGVGQTVTMGIISATGRNQLGLNNYEDFIQTDAAINPGNSGGALVDANGNLTGINTAIFSKSGGSQGIGFAIPIKLAMEVMKSIIEHGQVIRGWLGIEVQPLSQELAESYGLSGRPGIVVAGIFRDGPAQKAGLQLGDVILSIDGEPAGDGRRSMNQVARIKPTDKVTIQVMRNGRELKLTAEIGLRPPPAPVKEEE, encoded by the coding sequence ATGCTCAAGGGTCTGCGTTTTTTTGGCTGGCCGCTGCTGGCCGGCGTGCTTATCGCGTTGTTGATCATCCAGCGTTACCCACAATGGGTCGGACTACCCAGCCTGGATGTGAACCTGCAGCAAGCCCCGCTAACCACTCAGACCCAACAGGGGCCGGTGTCCTATGCGGATGCCGTGGTCATCGCCGCACCGGCGGTGGTCAACCTCTACACCACCAAAGTGGTCAACAAAACCAGCCATCCGCTGTTTGAAGACCCACAATTCCGGCGATTCTTTGGCGACAACGCGCCCAAGCAGAAGCGGATGGAGTCGAGCCTCGGTTCCGGAGTGATCATGAGCCCGGAAGGTTATTTGCTGACCAACAACCACGTGACCACGGGTGCCGACCAGATTGTTGTCGCGCTCAAGGATGGTCGTGAAACCCTCGCCCGCGTGATCGGCAGCGACCCGGAAACCGACCTCGCGGTGCTGAAAATCGATTTGAGGAACCTGCCGTCGATCACCGTCGGCCGCTCGGAAAGCGTGCGCGTCGGCGATGTCGCGCTGGCCATCGGCAACCCGTTTGGCGTCGGCCAGACCGTGACCATGGGCATCATCAGCGCCACCGGGCGTAATCAGCTGGGCCTGAACAACTACGAAGACTTCATCCAGACCGACGCCGCGATCAACCCGGGCAACTCCGGCGGTGCGCTGGTAGACGCCAACGGCAACCTCACCGGGATCAACACCGCGATTTTCTCCAAGTCCGGCGGCTCACAAGGCATTGGTTTCGCGATTCCGATCAAGCTGGCGATGGAAGTGATGAAGTCGATCATCGAGCACGGTCAGGTGATTCGTGGCTGGCTCGGAATTGAAGTGCAACCATTGAGTCAGGAACTGGCTGAGTCGTACGGCCTGTCCGGGCGTCCGGGGATTGTCGTTGCGGGGATTTTCCGCGACGGCCCGGCACAAAAAGCCGGCCTGCAATTGGGCGATGTGATCCTCAGCATTGACGGCGAACCGGCCGGCGATGGCCGCCGTTCGATGAACCAGGTGGCGCGGATCAAACCGACCGACAAGGTCACCATTCAGGTCATGCGTAACGGCAGGGAACTCAAGCTGACCGCAGAAATCGGTCTGCGTCCACCACCAGCACCGGTCAAAGAAGAAGAGTAA
- a CDS encoding TonB-dependent siderophore receptor, translated as MPSRKFAPLAGLALGLLGDPVFAEDPQPLELDAISVTSDYESATGPVKGYRATRSSSATKTDTAIRDIPQSISVIPASVLKDLGSHNVERALEFAGGVSKQNNFGGLTLYEYSVRGFTTSEFYKDGFSANRGYPSTPDAANVERIEVLKGPAASLYGRGDPGGTVNIVTKKPQPEAFSTLQTSAGSWDRYRTALDVNTPLDPQGDVLSRVNLAVEDNHSFRDHVDSQRVFVAPSLSWQLNPDTSLLVESEIVRHSSTFDRGIVAPNNTWSGVSRSTFLGEPDDGNIDNHNNLLQATLEHHLNDTWKLRLASHYKEGKLWGFASETRPLNTDQHTVNRRYRERDSRWHDSITQLELRGLFDIGSWQHELLIGSEYENFRKNERVTTLAGGPYAIDIYNPVYGQPKPDGKRSGPDFFEQVESQALNLQDQIVFTDRLRGMVGARFEHFEQTIDDHALNNRSRQNHDALTQRAGLLYQLTPRHGLFANASTSFKPNNGLDATGKSFAPEEGVGYEVGIKSELFDERLSSTLAAFHIEKENVLALDPATDSNRAMGKARSQGFDLQVSGQLTDAVRVIGAFAYIDAEVTEGDKAIPTGSRILGVARHSGSLLGVYEFQEGLLRGSDVGAAYTYVGDRSGEAGSDFELPAYHTVDLLAHYKASENVTLGLNLNNLFDEKYYERSYSNYWVNPGEPRNFTVSLTLNL; from the coding sequence ATGCCGTCTCGTAAATTTGCTCCTCTGGCAGGCCTGGCTCTAGGCCTGTTGGGGGATCCGGTGTTCGCCGAAGACCCACAACCGCTTGAACTGGACGCCATCAGCGTCACCTCCGATTACGAGTCTGCCACCGGTCCGGTGAAAGGCTATCGCGCCACGCGATCGTCCAGCGCGACCAAAACCGACACGGCGATCCGCGACATCCCGCAATCCATCAGTGTGATTCCTGCCAGCGTGCTCAAGGACCTGGGCAGCCACAATGTAGAGCGCGCGCTGGAGTTTGCCGGCGGCGTATCGAAACAGAACAACTTCGGCGGCCTGACGCTGTATGAGTACAGCGTACGCGGCTTCACCACCTCGGAGTTCTACAAGGACGGCTTCAGCGCCAACCGCGGTTACCCGAGCACTCCAGACGCCGCAAACGTCGAACGCATTGAAGTGCTCAAGGGACCCGCCGCCAGCCTTTACGGTCGCGGCGACCCTGGTGGTACGGTGAATATCGTCACCAAGAAACCGCAGCCCGAAGCCTTCAGCACCTTGCAGACCAGCGCCGGCAGTTGGGATCGTTACCGCACAGCACTGGACGTCAACACCCCGCTCGACCCGCAAGGTGATGTGCTGTCGCGGGTCAATCTGGCGGTTGAAGACAACCACAGCTTCCGCGATCACGTCGACAGCCAGCGGGTGTTCGTCGCACCGTCACTCAGTTGGCAGCTCAATCCGGACACCAGCCTGCTGGTGGAAAGTGAGATCGTCCGTCACAGCTCGACCTTCGATCGCGGCATCGTTGCACCGAACAACACCTGGAGCGGCGTTTCGCGCTCGACGTTCCTTGGCGAACCCGACGACGGCAACATCGACAACCACAACAACCTGCTGCAAGCGACCCTCGAACATCACCTCAACGACACCTGGAAACTGCGCCTGGCCAGCCATTACAAGGAAGGCAAACTCTGGGGCTTTGCCTCGGAAACCCGCCCGCTGAATACAGATCAACACACGGTCAACCGCCGCTACCGCGAGCGCGACAGCCGTTGGCACGACAGCATCACCCAGCTCGAACTGCGCGGTTTGTTCGACATTGGCAGTTGGCAACATGAACTGCTGATTGGCAGCGAGTACGAAAACTTCCGCAAGAATGAACGGGTCACCACCCTCGCTGGCGGCCCTTACGCGATCGACATCTACAATCCGGTTTATGGTCAGCCCAAACCCGACGGCAAGCGCTCCGGTCCGGACTTTTTCGAACAGGTCGAAAGTCAGGCACTCAATCTTCAGGACCAGATCGTTTTCACCGACCGCCTGCGCGGCATGGTCGGAGCGCGCTTCGAACATTTCGAGCAAACCATCGACGATCACGCCCTCAACAACCGCAGCCGCCAGAACCACGACGCCCTGACCCAACGCGCGGGCCTGCTCTATCAACTGACACCCCGGCACGGACTGTTCGCCAATGCCTCAACCTCGTTCAAGCCGAACAATGGTCTGGATGCCACGGGCAAATCCTTCGCCCCGGAAGAAGGTGTTGGCTACGAGGTCGGGATCAAGAGCGAGCTGTTCGATGAACGCCTGAGCAGCACCCTCGCCGCCTTCCATATCGAGAAAGAAAACGTCCTCGCCCTCGACCCCGCCACTGACTCCAATCGCGCCATGGGCAAGGCTCGCAGCCAGGGTTTCGATCTGCAAGTCAGCGGGCAACTCACCGATGCCGTACGGGTGATCGGCGCGTTCGCGTACATCGACGCCGAGGTCACCGAAGGCGACAAAGCCATCCCAACCGGCAGCCGGATTCTCGGCGTAGCCAGGCACAGCGGCAGTCTGCTGGGCGTTTATGAGTTTCAGGAAGGTCTGCTGCGCGGCTCGGATGTCGGCGCTGCCTACACCTATGTCGGTGATCGCTCGGGCGAAGCCGGCAGCGACTTCGAACTGCCGGCCTACCATACCGTCGACCTGCTGGCCCATTACAAGGCCAGTGAAAACGTCACGCTGGGGCTGAATCTGAACAACCTCTTCGACGAGAAATACTACGAGCGCTCCTACAGCAACTACTGGGTCAACCCCGGCGAGCCGCGCAATTTCACCGTCAGCCTGACACTCAATCTGTAA
- a CDS encoding DUF4198 domain-containing protein produces MQHAKSLALLGLFGTLFAAQVSAHGLWTEQRRGNIEVIYGHGAEDDAFKAQKISGAWAYDIGGKMIPVTVERLADHARLQPLKSPAVLAVALDNGMWSQTADKKWINHGRSKVPGAIESTQTFKYSLAIYQPGAKLPKLDQIKLLILPEVDPLTVGPGKSLPVQVLLDGKPAAGIKLIGDYRNAPNTLSTETDAQGRAQVLVRNEGLNVIAAQVEIPLKGNPDVATRGVFSSLTFLGKPHHE; encoded by the coding sequence ATGCAACACGCTAAATCACTGGCCCTGCTGGGGCTGTTTGGTACGCTGTTCGCCGCTCAAGTCTCGGCCCACGGCCTGTGGACCGAACAACGCCGTGGCAACATCGAAGTCATCTACGGTCACGGTGCCGAAGACGATGCCTTCAAGGCGCAGAAAATCAGCGGTGCCTGGGCCTATGACATCGGCGGCAAAATGATCCCGGTTACCGTAGAACGCCTGGCCGATCATGCGCGCCTGCAACCGCTCAAATCGCCAGCGGTGCTGGCCGTGGCGCTGGACAATGGCATGTGGTCGCAGACCGCCGACAAAAAGTGGATCAATCACGGGCGCAGCAAAGTGCCGGGTGCTATCGAATCGACCCAGACCTTCAAGTACAGCCTGGCGATTTATCAGCCGGGAGCGAAGTTGCCTAAGCTTGATCAGATCAAATTGCTGATTTTGCCGGAGGTCGATCCGTTGACTGTTGGCCCGGGCAAATCATTGCCGGTGCAGGTGTTGCTCGATGGCAAACCAGCGGCGGGGATCAAGTTGATTGGCGACTATCGCAATGCGCCGAACACCTTGAGCACAGAAACCGATGCTCAAGGTCGAGCGCAGGTGTTGGTGCGCAACGAAGGGTTGAATGTGATTGCCGCGCAGGTGGAAATCCCGCTCAAGGGCAATCCGGATGTGGCGACGCGAGGAGTGTTCAGTTCGTTGACGTTCCTGGGTAAACCGCATCACGAGTAA
- the hisC gene encoding histidinol-phosphate transaminase has protein sequence MSKFWSPFVKDLVPYVPGEQPKLAKLVKLNTNENPYGPSPKALAAMQTELNDNLRLYPDPNSDLLKQAVAEYYGVQGNQVFLGNGSDEVLAHVFHGLFQHGQPLLFPDISYSFYPVYCGLYGIPFDAVPLDEQFQIRVSDYAKPNGGIIFPNPNAPTGCLLALDAVEQILKANPDTVVVVDEAYIDFGGETAISLVDRYPNLLVTQTLSKSRSLAGLRVGLAVGHPDLIEALERIKNSFNSYPLDRLAIVGAAAAFADREHFDKTCRLVIDSREWVVKQLQEKGFDVLPSAANFIFARHPQHDAAGLAAKLREQGVIVRHFKQERIAQFLRITIGTPEQNQALIDGLGDL, from the coding sequence ATGAGTAAATTCTGGAGTCCGTTCGTCAAGGATCTGGTGCCGTACGTACCGGGCGAGCAGCCGAAACTGGCGAAGCTGGTCAAGCTCAACACCAACGAAAACCCTTACGGTCCATCGCCTAAAGCACTGGCGGCGATGCAGACCGAACTGAACGACAACCTGCGTCTGTACCCAGACCCCAACAGCGATCTGCTCAAGCAGGCGGTCGCTGAGTATTACGGCGTGCAGGGCAATCAGGTGTTCCTCGGCAATGGTTCGGATGAAGTGTTGGCCCATGTTTTTCACGGCCTGTTCCAGCACGGTCAACCGCTGCTGTTCCCAGACATCAGCTACAGCTTTTATCCGGTGTATTGCGGCTTGTACGGTATTCCATTCGATGCGGTGCCGCTGGACGAGCAGTTCCAGATTCGCGTCTCGGACTATGCCAAGCCCAACGGCGGGATCATTTTCCCCAACCCGAACGCGCCGACCGGTTGCCTGTTGGCGCTCGACGCGGTGGAGCAAATCCTCAAGGCCAACCCAGATACGGTGGTGGTCGTCGACGAAGCCTATATCGACTTCGGCGGTGAGACGGCGATCAGCCTGGTCGACCGTTACCCGAACCTGCTGGTGACTCAGACGCTCTCCAAGTCGCGTTCGCTGGCCGGTTTGCGCGTGGGCCTGGCGGTGGGGCATCCGGACCTGATCGAGGCGCTGGAGCGGATCAAGAACAGTTTCAACTCCTATCCTTTGGATCGCCTGGCGATCGTGGGTGCGGCAGCGGCGTTTGCCGATCGCGAGCACTTCGACAAGACCTGTCGGCTGGTGATCGACAGTCGCGAGTGGGTGGTCAAGCAATTGCAGGAGAAGGGGTTTGACGTGTTGCCGTCGGCGGCGAACTTCATCTTCGCCCGTCACCCGCAGCATGACGCGGCAGGCCTGGCGGCGAAGTTGCGCGAGCAAGGCGTGATCGTCCGGCACTTCAAGCAGGAACGGATTGCCCAGTTCCTGCGCATCACCATCGGTACGCCAGAGCAGAACCAGGCGTTGATCGACGGCCTTGGCGATCTCTAA
- the hisD gene encoding histidinol dehydrogenase has product MTAPTAIRRLNAADPDFAHHLDHLLSWESVSDDSVNQRVLDIIKAVRERGDAALVEFTEKFDGLHVASMADLILPRERLELALTRITVPQREALEKAAARVRSYHEKQKQDSWSYTEADGTVLGQKVTPLDRAGLYVPGGKASYPSSVLMNAIPAKVAGVTEVVMVVPTPRGEVNELVLAAACIAGVDRVFTIGGAQAVAALAYGTESVPKVDKVVGPGNIYVATAKRHVFGQVGIDMIAGPSEILVVCDGQTDPDWIAMDLFSQAEHDEDAQAILVSPDAGFLDQVAASIAKLLPTMERADIIETSINGRGALIQVRDMQQAIDVANRIAPEHLELSVADPQAWLPLIRHAGAIFMGRHTSEALGDYCAGPNHVLPTSGTARFSSPLGVYDFQKRSSIIFCSEQGASELGKTASVLARGESLTAHARSAEYRIVDELFIEGQGK; this is encoded by the coding sequence ATGACCGCACCGACTGCAATTCGCCGACTCAACGCTGCTGACCCGGATTTCGCGCATCATCTGGATCATCTGCTGAGCTGGGAAAGTGTGTCTGACGACTCGGTCAATCAGCGGGTGCTGGACATCATCAAGGCTGTGCGTGAGCGCGGTGACGCGGCGCTGGTTGAATTCACCGAGAAGTTCGATGGCCTGCACGTGGCGTCGATGGCCGACCTGATCCTGCCGCGCGAGCGCCTGGAACTGGCACTGACCCGGATCACCGTGCCTCAGCGCGAAGCGCTGGAAAAAGCCGCGGCGCGGGTGCGCAGCTACCACGAAAAGCAGAAGCAGGACTCCTGGAGCTACACCGAAGCTGACGGCACGGTGCTGGGCCAGAAGGTCACGCCGCTGGATCGCGCCGGTCTGTACGTACCGGGTGGCAAAGCTTCCTATCCGTCTTCGGTGTTGATGAACGCGATTCCGGCGAAGGTTGCCGGCGTGACCGAAGTGGTCATGGTCGTGCCGACGCCACGCGGTGAAGTCAACGAACTGGTGCTGGCGGCGGCGTGCATCGCGGGCGTCGACCGGGTGTTCACCATCGGTGGTGCGCAAGCGGTTGCCGCGCTGGCCTATGGCACCGAAAGCGTGCCGAAGGTCGACAAAGTCGTCGGACCGGGCAACATCTATGTCGCCACCGCCAAGCGTCACGTGTTTGGCCAGGTTGGTATCGACATGATTGCTGGCCCGTCGGAAATCCTCGTGGTGTGCGATGGCCAGACCGATCCGGACTGGATCGCCATGGACCTGTTCTCCCAGGCCGAGCATGACGAAGACGCCCAGGCGATTCTGGTCAGCCCCGACGCCGGGTTCCTCGACCAGGTGGCGGCCAGTATCGCCAAACTGCTGCCGACCATGGAACGCGCCGACATCATCGAAACCTCGATCAATGGCCGTGGCGCGCTGATTCAGGTTCGCGACATGCAGCAGGCCATCGACGTGGCCAACCGCATTGCGCCGGAACACCTGGAATTGTCGGTCGCGGATCCGCAAGCCTGGTTGCCGCTGATCCGCCACGCCGGTGCGATCTTCATGGGCCGTCACACGTCCGAGGCCTTGGGCGATTACTGCGCCGGTCCCAACCACGTGTTGCCGACTTCTGGCACCGCGCGTTTCTCCTCGCCGCTGGGTGTGTATGACTTCCAGAAGCGTTCGTCGATCATCTTCTGCTCCGAGCAGGGTGCCTCCGAACTGGGCAAGACCGCTTCTGTGCTGGCCCGTGGCGAGTCGCTGACCGCTCACGCCCGCAGCGCCGAATACCGCATCGTTGACGAGCTCTTCATTGAAGGGCAGGGGAAATGA
- the hisG gene encoding ATP phosphoribosyltransferase, translating into MLTIALSKGRILDDTLPLLAEAGIVPTENPDKSRKLIIPTTQADVRLLIVRATDVPTYVEHGAADLGVAGKDVLMEYGGQGLYEPLDLQIAQCKLMTAGKIGAVEPKGRLRIATKFVNVAKRYYAEQGRQVDIIKLYGSMELAPLIGLADKIIDVVDTGNTLRANGLEPQDFIAAISSRLIVNKASMKMQHARIQALIDTLRKAVESRHRG; encoded by the coding sequence ATGTTGACCATCGCACTGTCCAAGGGCCGCATCCTCGACGACACCCTGCCGCTTCTGGCTGAAGCGGGCATCGTGCCGACCGAGAATCCGGACAAGAGCCGCAAGCTGATCATCCCCACGACCCAGGCCGATGTGCGCTTGCTGATCGTGCGCGCCACCGATGTGCCGACCTACGTCGAGCATGGCGCCGCTGACCTGGGCGTCGCCGGTAAAGATGTGCTGATGGAATACGGCGGCCAGGGCCTGTACGAGCCACTGGATCTGCAAATTGCCCAGTGCAAGCTGATGACCGCCGGTAAAATCGGTGCGGTCGAGCCCAAGGGCCGTCTGCGCATCGCTACCAAGTTCGTCAACGTTGCCAAGCGTTATTACGCCGAGCAGGGCCGTCAGGTCGACATCATCAAGCTTTATGGCTCGATGGAGCTGGCACCGCTGATCGGTCTGGCGGACAAGATCATCGACGTGGTCGATACCGGTAACACGCTGCGGGCCAACGGCCTGGAGCCACAGGATTTCATTGCTGCCATCAGCTCCCGGCTGATCGTCAACAAAGCTTCGATGAAAATGCAGCACGCTCGTATCCAGGCGTTGATCGACACCCTGCGCAAGGCAGTGGAGTCTCGACACCGCGGCTGA